One Paludisphaera rhizosphaerae genomic window carries:
- a CDS encoding GDP-mannose 4,6-dehydratase produces MRVLITGGAGFIGSHLADAYLARGDEVFILDDLSTGSIDNIRHLRERPNFHYTIESVHHGPTVAELVDQCDVVFHLAAAVGVRLIVESPVRTIETNVHGTEVVLAAANKKKKKVLVASTSEVYGLSEAVPFREDGNLVLGATSKGRWSYACSKAIDEFLALAYWRERKLPTILVRLFNTVGPRQTGQYGMVVPTFVKQALTDRPITIHGDGDQSRCFTDVSDVVAALVGLMDHPGAVGEVYNVGSNEEVTIRQLAERVLKLTGSSSEIVHIPYEQAYGDGFEDMPRRVPDIAKIHALIGYQPKKSLDQILEGVIAYFRDAPSAPTRPAPIAG; encoded by the coding sequence ATGCGCGTGCTCATTACCGGGGGGGCCGGATTCATCGGCTCGCATCTGGCCGACGCCTACCTGGCTCGGGGCGACGAGGTGTTCATCCTCGACGACCTGTCGACCGGGAGCATCGACAACATCCGCCACCTGCGCGAGCGCCCGAACTTCCACTACACGATCGAGAGCGTACACCACGGCCCCACCGTGGCGGAACTGGTGGACCAGTGCGACGTCGTCTTTCACCTGGCCGCCGCGGTCGGCGTTCGCCTGATCGTCGAGAGCCCCGTCCGAACGATCGAGACGAACGTTCATGGGACCGAAGTCGTCCTGGCGGCGGCGAATAAGAAGAAGAAGAAGGTGCTCGTCGCCTCGACCTCGGAAGTTTACGGCCTGAGCGAGGCCGTCCCGTTTCGCGAGGACGGGAATCTCGTTCTGGGCGCCACCAGCAAGGGGCGTTGGAGTTACGCCTGCTCCAAGGCGATCGACGAGTTTCTCGCCCTGGCCTACTGGCGCGAGCGCAAGCTGCCGACGATCCTGGTCCGCCTGTTCAACACGGTCGGCCCCCGCCAGACGGGCCAGTACGGCATGGTCGTACCGACGTTCGTCAAACAGGCGCTCACCGATCGACCGATCACGATCCACGGCGACGGCGACCAGTCGCGATGCTTCACCGACGTCTCCGACGTCGTCGCCGCTCTCGTCGGCCTGATGGACCACCCCGGCGCGGTCGGCGAGGTCTACAACGTCGGCTCGAACGAGGAGGTGACGATCCGGCAACTTGCCGAGCGCGTCCTGAAACTGACCGGGTCGTCCTCCGAAATCGTCCACATCCCCTACGAACAGGCCTACGGCGACGGCTTCGAGGACATGCCCCGGCGCGTCCCCGACATCGCCAAGATCCACGCCCTGATCGGCTACCAGCCGAAAAAATCGCTCGACCAGATCCTCGAAGGGGTCATCGCCTACTTCCGCGACGCCCCCTCCGCACCGACCCGACCGGCGCCGATTGCGGGGTGA
- a CDS encoding beta-propeller domain-containing protein, whose amino-acid sequence MPARIALLLSGLLLGLQADAQEAAGRRVLGADRGRLSIVDGQGKVEWEMPIKGQVHDLQVLPDGNILTHTGAATVVELNPAKEIVWSYTSRPKPGYDGPIEVHAVQRLDDGLTMIAESGNKRIIEVNRSGEIVHSLDLKVQKPNSHRDTRLVRKLPNGHYLVCQELDGAVNEYAPDGSIVWSYKLDLDGRPATSGHGGHGAEVFGALRLASGNTLIATGNGNRVIEVDPAGKVVWSVGQNELPGIRLQWVTSLAVRPNGNIVFGNTHAGPENPQLIEVTRDKKVVWTLKDFKTFGNDLAAAVVLDAPTASK is encoded by the coding sequence ATGCCGGCACGAATCGCACTCCTCCTCTCCGGACTGCTCCTCGGCCTTCAGGCGGACGCTCAGGAGGCCGCCGGCCGGCGGGTGCTCGGCGCGGATCGAGGTCGGCTGTCCATCGTCGACGGCCAGGGGAAAGTCGAGTGGGAGATGCCGATCAAAGGCCAGGTCCATGATCTCCAGGTGCTCCCCGACGGCAACATCCTGACTCACACCGGCGCGGCGACCGTCGTCGAGCTCAACCCCGCGAAGGAGATCGTCTGGAGCTACACCTCCAGGCCAAAGCCCGGCTACGACGGCCCAATCGAGGTCCACGCCGTCCAGCGGCTCGACGACGGACTGACGATGATCGCCGAGAGCGGCAACAAGCGGATCATCGAGGTGAACCGTTCGGGGGAGATCGTCCACTCGCTCGACCTGAAGGTTCAGAAGCCGAATTCCCACCGCGACACGCGGTTGGTTCGCAAGCTCCCCAACGGCCACTACCTGGTCTGCCAGGAACTCGACGGCGCGGTCAACGAGTACGCCCCCGACGGCTCGATCGTCTGGTCGTACAAGCTTGATCTCGACGGCCGCCCCGCAACCTCCGGCCACGGCGGACACGGCGCCGAGGTCTTCGGCGCCCTCCGACTCGCCAGCGGCAACACGCTGATCGCCACAGGCAACGGCAACCGCGTCATCGAGGTCGACCCCGCCGGCAAGGTCGTCTGGAGCGTCGGCCAGAACGAACTGCCGGGCATCCGTCTGCAATGGGTCACGTCGCTGGCCGTCCGACCGAACGGGAACATCGTCTTCGGCAACACCCACGCCGGCCCCGAGAACCCGCAGCTCATCGAGGTCACGCGCGACAAGAAGGTCGTCTGGACACTGAAGGACTTCAAAACCTTCGGCAACGACCTGGCCGCGGCAGTCGTCCTGGATGCGCCGACGGCGTCAAAGTGA
- a CDS encoding TIGR00266 family protein: MDYEITCEPTYSVLEIDLKPGESVVAESGAMAWMTPNLRVETSTRGGLMAGLKRKVMGGESLFQNTYTADHGPGRVAFAPGSAGDVVAYELRGELLLERGAYLASSPGVRLDTRWQGLKGMFSEGLFTLHASGTGLLFFGAYGAVYEIDVDGEYIVDSGFAVAWEPSLQYRVTRARRVRSFLFSDQLLIRFSGRGRLWVQSRSPQAFANWVHPFRPVKQKNDD, translated from the coding sequence ATGGATTACGAGATCACCTGCGAGCCGACCTACAGCGTTCTGGAGATCGACCTGAAGCCGGGCGAGTCCGTCGTCGCCGAGTCCGGCGCGATGGCCTGGATGACGCCCAACCTCCGCGTTGAGACCTCCACCCGGGGCGGCCTGATGGCGGGCCTCAAGCGGAAAGTCATGGGCGGCGAGAGCCTCTTCCAGAACACCTACACCGCCGATCACGGCCCCGGTCGCGTGGCCTTCGCCCCTGGATCGGCCGGCGACGTCGTCGCCTACGAGCTTCGCGGGGAGCTGCTCCTGGAGCGAGGCGCCTACCTGGCTTCTTCCCCGGGCGTTCGGCTCGACACGCGCTGGCAGGGGCTCAAGGGGATGTTCAGCGAGGGCCTGTTCACGCTGCATGCCTCGGGAACCGGCCTGCTCTTCTTCGGCGCCTACGGCGCGGTCTACGAGATCGACGTCGACGGCGAGTACATCGTCGACAGCGGCTTCGCGGTGGCCTGGGAGCCTTCGCTCCAGTATCGTGTGACTCGGGCCCGCCGTGTGCGTTCCTTCCTGTTCTCGGATCAACTCTTGATCCGGTTCTCAGGACGAGGACGCCTCTGGGTCCAGTCGAGAAGCCCGCAGGCCTTCGCGAACTGGGTCCACCCCTTCCGACCCGTCAAGCAGAAGAACGACGACTGA
- a CDS encoding TIGR00266 family protein: MQIEIPDQGGFASALVHLKPGESFVSEAGAMYVASDNVDIDVTTRARSSGGILGGLKRLLASESFFLSTYRTTDGRPGHVGLAPVQMGDVLRVDMDGSVPWLCAGGSYLGSASTIDVDSQFQGFKGFFTGESLSFVRLTGAGPFLVSAFGRIVEVEVEGGLTVDTGHVVAYEETLSYSPGKLGGSWLQSFLAGEGVVLHFTGRGRLLVQSHNSDSFGRRVGSMLSPRS, from the coding sequence ATGCAGATCGAGATCCCCGACCAGGGAGGCTTCGCGTCGGCCCTGGTTCATCTGAAGCCCGGCGAGTCGTTCGTGTCGGAAGCAGGCGCGATGTACGTCGCCTCGGACAACGTCGACATCGACGTGACGACCCGCGCACGCAGTTCGGGCGGAATCCTCGGCGGCCTGAAGCGGTTGCTCGCCTCCGAGAGCTTCTTCCTTTCGACCTACCGAACGACCGACGGCCGGCCAGGGCACGTCGGCCTGGCGCCCGTCCAGATGGGCGACGTCCTCCGCGTCGACATGGACGGCTCCGTCCCCTGGCTCTGCGCCGGGGGAAGCTACCTGGGCTCGGCCTCGACGATCGACGTCGATTCCCAGTTCCAGGGCTTCAAGGGCTTCTTCACGGGCGAGTCGCTCTCGTTCGTCCGGCTCACCGGCGCGGGGCCGTTCCTGGTCTCGGCGTTTGGAAGGATCGTGGAGGTCGAGGTCGAGGGCGGATTGACGGTCGACACCGGGCATGTCGTCGCCTATGAGGAAACTCTGAGCTACTCGCCGGGGAAGCTCGGCGGGTCATGGCTCCAGTCTTTTCTGGCCGGCGAAGGGGTCGTGCTCCACTTCACCGGACGCGGTCGACTGCTCGTCCAGTCGCACAACTCGGACTCGTTCGGCCGTCGGGTCGGCTCAATGCTGTCGCCTCGTTCGTAA
- a CDS encoding TIGR00266 family protein, whose amino-acid sequence MEFEVVGNTDYGRLEVTLAPGESILAEAGAMSWMASGLQMQSRLIGGLLQAAIRRVVGGESLFVGEYSAYGERGAVAFAPSEPGSVLHRRLKGDSFILTAGSFLACTPGVQLQTRFGGLKAFFSGEGAFFLECSGMGDLFFNAYGGVIERQVDGALVVDTGHLVAWEPSLSYTVGGMGGLKQTFFSGEGLVLRLEGRGKVFLQTRTVPSLAGWIMPFLPS is encoded by the coding sequence ATGGAATTCGAAGTCGTCGGCAACACCGACTACGGACGCCTGGAAGTCACGCTGGCTCCTGGCGAATCGATCCTGGCCGAGGCCGGCGCGATGAGCTGGATGGCCAGCGGCCTCCAGATGCAAAGCCGATTGATCGGCGGCCTGCTCCAGGCCGCGATCCGCCGGGTCGTCGGCGGCGAGTCGCTCTTCGTCGGAGAGTACTCAGCCTACGGCGAGCGAGGCGCCGTCGCCTTCGCGCCCTCGGAGCCCGGCTCGGTTCTGCACCGTCGGCTCAAAGGGGACTCGTTCATCCTGACCGCCGGGTCGTTCCTCGCCTGCACGCCGGGCGTTCAACTTCAGACGCGCTTCGGCGGTTTGAAGGCGTTCTTCTCGGGTGAAGGAGCGTTCTTCCTGGAATGCTCCGGCATGGGCGACCTCTTCTTCAACGCTTACGGCGGGGTGATCGAGCGTCAGGTCGACGGAGCCCTCGTGGTCGATACCGGCCACCTCGTCGCCTGGGAGCCGTCGCTCTCTTACACGGTCGGCGGCATGGGGGGGCTGAAACAGACCTTCTTCTCGGGAGAGGGTCTGGTCCTTCGTCTCGAAGGCCGCGGCAAGGTGTTTCTCCAGACGCGGACGGTCCCCAGCCTCGCGGGCTGGATCATGCCCTTCCTCCCCTCCTGA
- a CDS encoding sodium-translocating pyrophosphatase — translation MAYTRRKITGAVLGSVAALTLPNSVLAGEADLVLPDLTSRTYLGGLVTGWSLLAGGLVVCALGLAFGLIFFIQLARLPVHRTMREVSELIYATCKTYLLHQGKFILVLWAFIAAVIVAYFGFLSEGHVNAEAEGLHNYPATVKVPVILGFSLIGIAGSYLVAWFGIRINTFANSRTSMASLRGKPFLCYSIPLKAGMSIGMVLISVELLMMLCILLFVPRELAGPCFIGFAIGESLGAAALRVAGGIFTKIADIGADLMKIVFGVKEDDARNPGVIADCTGDNAGDSVGPTADGFETYGVTGVALITFILLAVNRPEVQVDLLVWIFAMRVLMVVVSGVSYFVNEAIATKRFVHLRHFDFEIPLTGLVWVTSILSIIATYAASIALIPNVAGNGNLWWQLATIITCGTLAGAIIPEVTKIFTSTGSIHVKEVVSTSREGGASLNVLSGLTAGNFSAFWVGGIVIAGLMAIAYWVSLLFPQDLMLAPAVFAFGLVAFGFLGMGPVTIAVDSYGPVTDNAQSVYELSLIEQEPGIVEEIKRDYGFEPDFEHAKLLLEENDGAGNTFKATAKPVLIGTAVVGATTMIFSIVVQLAGEVDPVTKTLKLIPARVENLSILHPPFLLGMIFGMAVIYWFTGASTQAVITGAYRAVAFIRRNMKLDGSAKASVEDSKRVVAICTRYAQLGMFNIFLTIFFITLAAAFVEPFFFIGFLIGLALSGLFQAISMANAGGAWDNAKKIVETDLREKGTELHAATVVGDTVGDPFKDTSSVAMNPIIKFATLFGLLAVELAQRVPAGLRIALAAALLGAALFFVIRSFYGMRIEDSQTGRDKSPENEALFGAVAVGQTEG, via the coding sequence ATGGCCTACACTCGACGCAAAATCACCGGGGCCGTCCTCGGCTCCGTCGCCGCTTTGACGCTGCCAAACTCCGTCCTCGCCGGCGAGGCCGATCTGGTCCTCCCCGACCTCACGAGCCGCACTTATTTAGGCGGGCTTGTCACCGGCTGGTCGCTCCTTGCCGGGGGGCTGGTCGTCTGCGCGTTGGGGCTGGCCTTTGGGCTGATTTTCTTCATTCAGCTCGCGCGGCTGCCGGTGCATCGGACGATGCGCGAGGTCAGCGAGTTGATCTACGCCACCTGCAAGACGTACCTGCTGCATCAGGGGAAGTTCATCCTCGTGCTCTGGGCGTTCATCGCGGCGGTCATCGTGGCCTACTTCGGGTTCCTGTCTGAAGGCCACGTGAATGCAGAGGCTGAGGGGCTACACAATTATCCCGCAACCGTGAAGGTCCCCGTCATCCTGGGCTTCAGCCTGATCGGGATCGCGGGAAGCTACCTCGTCGCCTGGTTCGGCATCCGGATCAACACCTTCGCCAACAGCCGGACGAGCATGGCGAGCCTCCGCGGCAAGCCGTTCCTTTGCTACTCGATCCCGCTGAAGGCCGGGATGTCGATCGGCATGGTGCTCATCAGCGTTGAGCTGCTGATGATGCTCTGCATCTTGCTGTTCGTCCCTCGCGAGCTGGCCGGTCCTTGCTTCATCGGCTTCGCGATCGGCGAGTCGCTGGGGGCGGCGGCCCTTCGGGTGGCCGGCGGCATCTTCACCAAGATCGCGGACATCGGCGCCGACCTGATGAAGATCGTCTTCGGCGTGAAGGAGGACGACGCCCGCAACCCCGGCGTCATCGCCGACTGCACCGGGGACAACGCCGGCGACTCGGTCGGCCCCACGGCCGACGGCTTTGAGACCTACGGCGTCACGGGCGTCGCGCTCATCACCTTCATCCTGCTGGCCGTCAATCGGCCGGAGGTCCAGGTGGACCTGCTGGTCTGGATCTTCGCGATGCGGGTCCTGATGGTGGTGGTCAGCGGCGTCTCGTACTTCGTCAATGAGGCGATCGCCACGAAGCGGTTCGTCCACCTCCGCCACTTCGACTTCGAGATTCCGCTCACCGGGCTGGTCTGGGTGACGAGCATCCTGTCGATCATCGCCACTTACGCCGCGAGCATCGCCCTGATCCCGAACGTCGCGGGGAACGGCAACCTCTGGTGGCAACTGGCGACGATCATCACCTGCGGCACCCTGGCCGGGGCGATCATCCCCGAGGTGACGAAGATCTTCACCTCGACGGGGTCGATCCACGTGAAGGAAGTCGTCAGCACCAGCCGCGAGGGCGGGGCTTCGCTGAACGTCCTGTCCGGCCTCACGGCGGGGAACTTCTCGGCCTTCTGGGTCGGCGGGATCGTGATCGCCGGCCTGATGGCGATCGCCTACTGGGTCAGCCTGCTCTTCCCCCAGGACCTGATGCTCGCGCCGGCGGTCTTCGCCTTCGGCCTGGTCGCGTTCGGCTTCCTGGGCATGGGACCCGTGACGATCGCCGTCGACAGCTACGGCCCCGTCACCGACAACGCCCAGAGCGTCTACGAGTTGTCGCTGATCGAGCAGGAGCCGGGCATCGTCGAGGAAATCAAACGCGACTACGGCTTCGAGCCCGACTTCGAGCACGCCAAGCTGCTGCTGGAGGAGAACGACGGCGCGGGGAACACCTTCAAGGCGACGGCGAAACCCGTGCTCATCGGGACTGCCGTCGTCGGGGCGACCACGATGATCTTCTCGATCGTCGTCCAGCTCGCGGGCGAGGTCGATCCGGTCACGAAGACGCTGAAGCTGATCCCGGCGCGGGTCGAGAATCTCTCGATCCTCCATCCGCCGTTCCTGCTCGGCATGATCTTCGGCATGGCGGTGATCTACTGGTTCACCGGGGCGAGCACCCAGGCCGTGATCACCGGCGCCTATCGCGCGGTGGCGTTCATCCGTCGGAACATGAAGCTGGACGGCTCCGCCAAGGCGAGCGTCGAGGACTCCAAGCGAGTCGTAGCGATCTGCACGCGATACGCCCAGCTCGGCATGTTCAACATCTTCCTGACGATCTTCTTCATCACGCTGGCGGCGGCGTTCGTCGAGCCCTTCTTCTTCATCGGCTTCCTGATCGGCCTGGCCCTCAGCGGGCTCTTCCAGGCGATCTCGATGGCCAACGCCGGCGGCGCCTGGGACAACGCCAAGAAGATCGTGGAGACCGACCTCCGCGAGAAGGGGACCGAGCTGCACGCGGCGACCGTCGTGGGCGACACCGTCGGCGACCCGTTCAAGGACACCTCCAGCGTGGCCATGAACCCGATCATCAAGTTCGCGACCCTCTTCGGCCTCCTCGCCGTCGAGTTGGCTCAGCGCGTCCCCGCCGGGCTGCGGATCGCCCTCGCCGCCGCACTGCTTGGGGCGGCTCTTTTCTTCGTCATTCGCAGCTTCTACGGCATGCGGATCGAGGACAGCCAGACCGGCCGCGACAAGTCCCCCGAGAACGAAGCCCTCTTCGGCGCCGTCGCCGTCGGCCAGACCGAAGGCTGA